In the genome of Brienomyrus brachyistius isolate T26 chromosome 17, BBRACH_0.4, whole genome shotgun sequence, one region contains:
- the ddx6 gene encoding probable ATP-dependent RNA helicase ddx6: MSTARTENPVILGLSSQNGQLRGSVKPAGGPSGGGGGAQLQPTSQVKSSSTINNGSSQPMPTANTVIKPGDDWKKNLKLPPKDLRMKTSDVTATKGNEFEDYCLKRELLMGIFEMGWEKPSPIQEESIPIALSGRDILARAKNGTGKSGAYLIPLLERIDLKKDCIQALVIVPTRELALQVSQICIQVSKHMGGVKVMATTGGTNLRDDIMRLDETVHVVIATPGRILDLIKKGVAKVDQVQMIVLDEADKLLSQDFVQMMEEILSFLSKQRQILLYSATFPLSVQKFMGSHLQKPYEINLMEELTLKGVTQYYAYVTERQKVHCLNTLFSRLQINQSIIFCNSSQRVELLAKKISQLGYSCFYIHAKMRQEHRNRVFHDFRNGLCRNLVCTDLFTRGIDIQAVNVVINFDFPKLGETYLHRIGRSGRFGHLGLAINLITYDDRFNLKGIEEQLGTEIKPIPGSIDKSLYVAEYHSESGEELKL; encoded by the exons ATGAGCACCGCTAGAACAGAGAACCCAGTGATCCTGGGATTGTCCAGTCAGAATGGTCAGCTACGAGGATCAGTGaagccagcagggggccccaGTGGTGGCGGGGGTGGGGCCCAACTGCAGCCGACCAGTCAGGTAAAGTCATCCAGCACAATCAACAACGGCAGCTCCCAGCCCATGCCCACAGCCAACACCGTCATCAA GCCTGGAGATGACTGGAAGAAGAATCTAAAACTTCCTCCTaaagatttgagaatgaaaactTCG GATGTGACGGCCACAAAAGGCAATGAGTTTGAAGATTATTGCCTAAAGAGGGAGCTCCTGATGGGGATCTTTGAGATGGGTTGGGAGAAACCCTCACCTATCCAG GAGGAAAGCATTCCCATTGCGTTGTCTGGGAGGGACATCCTGGCCAGAGCCAAGAACGGCACTGGCAAAAGCGGCGCCTACCTCATTCCCTTACTTGAACGCATTGACCTGAAGAAGGACTGCATACAGG CCCTGGTCATTGTACCCACCAGAGAACTGGCTCTGCAGGTGAGCCAGATCTGCATCCAGGTCAGCAAACACATGGGTGGGGTCAAAGTCATGGCCACCACAGGGGGCACCAACCTTCGTGATGACATCATGAGGCTCGACGAGACGG TGCATGTTGTCATTGCTACCCCTGGAAGGATTCTGGATCTCATCAAAAAGGGAGTGGCCAAAGTCGATCAGGTGCAGATGATCGTGTTGGATGAG GCGGACAAGCTCCTGTCCCAGGACTTCGTGCAGATGATGGAGGAGATTCTGAGTTTCTTGTCGAAACAGAGGCAGATCTTGCTGTATTCAGCCACGTTTCCGCTTAGCGTGCAAAAATTCATG GGCTCCCATCTGCAGAAGCCGTATGAGATTAACCTGATGGAGGAGCTAACTCTAAAGGGAGTGACCCAGTATTACGCCTATGTGACTGAGAGACAGAAAGTCCACTGCCTTAACACACTCTTCTCGCGG CTCCAGATCAATCAGTCTATAATCTTCTGCAACTCGTCCCAACGCGTTGAGTTGTTGGCCAAGAAGATCTCCCAGCTGGGCTACTCCTGCTTCTATATTCACGCCAAGATGAGACAG GAGCACCGTAACCGCGTGTTCCATGACTTCAGAAATGGCCTCTGTCGGAATCTCGTCTGCACTG ACCTCTTCACCAGAGGAATTGACATTCAAGCTGTGAATGTGGTGATCAACTTCGATTTTCCCAAGCTGGGAGAAACATACCTGCATCGCATTGGCCGGTCTG GACGTTTTGGACATCTGGGCCTGGCCATCAACCTGATCACGTACGACGACCGCTTCAACCTGAAGGGCATCGAGGAACAGTTGGGGACGGAGAtcaagcctattccaggcagcatTGACAAGAGCCTGTACGTGGCGGAATATCACAGCGAGAGCGGGGAGGAGCTAAAGCTCTGA
- the bcl9l gene encoding LOW QUALITY PROTEIN: B-cell CLL/lymphoma 9-like protein (The sequence of the model RefSeq protein was modified relative to this genomic sequence to represent the inferred CDS: inserted 8 bases in 7 codons; deleted 7 bases in 6 codons): MHPDNKLTSHGKQVNSSAQPLIPNVNQQQQQGPAGALGSKGVPAGGHGAKASQISPGNSGLKSAGAGGATKGKAKRDRSMSMDPGEQRDGLTPILEPDAKVEGAMRSKRRCVLVKKQPYSGDEWCSGPDTEDDEDKALVGAHREPSVAGPTHSMTGPPPMGSISESGCSALGRGLGTGPAQQVVYVFTTSLANSAADAVMHGHVDSIVTFHQQNVPHAKLDKCPPPVKLPTLPEQINSSTPPTGTPKSQSGTPRPASVGGGAGGHLLSGSTPTSSGNAEEDLPQGRPAGVYGGPGTHQPGPGAVATPRPGDPEGPNLLPHAATGISPSPSPVASLLQREPGPVGVPGGADRLSKEQLEHRERSLQTLRDIERLLLRSGAGPGEPRGRMETPATPPVGLMMALTTPLTAASNNGGLPPLGPLRKYEEPLQSIISQTQSLEHAGMDEPPMGPHAGLLSLHHQAPSPTGMDVGGLLGPDGLTPEQVAWRKLQEEYYQEKRRQQEMHPHHYRIMPEAGMGGPMMRGPPPPITAKPGEQQWPPAAMMGGGMGPGGGGRMMDMHQEGPRALRFLGQMHRAPPGGGGGGVYPGGAGGVLPIEAMGHQRPSRPGMGWTEDMPPNVGAGXPFPGCYPPGGLSGPPPHLQXHSERFLTREEMFRMLEKRQLQGLHRMELERLGKQQVGLGGPRILDSMGGGGFPGPAMGGGPAPRGDPMDFASSRAMXGSPLGGGGAGAGGGPPLRDLVDAPMGSVNMNPQMQQMILAQKLRAGPGPGPSTLGEMLSXEEISRIRASQNGRELGSGVQGSKGMVPGRGGPLQYPNQGPFPGGPGVGGYLHQEVGPDMFGSEHQGPPLMGGSRLSHMPMNSGPRGPELAQRHPSDLSIGANPMGSPATPLPHQLKSPSLSQEASPLMPSPSAPSLKSSPPQMSATGPPPPPLPATSGVGTPSSSMKSPQVMGPSSLGLRSPTGSPGRLKSPAMPVASPAWVASPKTTMPSPGGPPSGKGIGNGGSSSTETGPSLPPRSTSSTPISQPGSMNPSMPFTSSPDGVPTSQNPLSLMSQMSKYAMPSSTPXYHDAIKTIATSDDEMLPDRPLLPGVNMTGSMGSHQSXQMMLASQSSMGPSSGGQSPMAMVLQGQPPLSHEPPGPLLHSPGSMGIPGMAPGMMGGPPDGMDPCSVSPMLQQNLMGGFSRMQPPPQGPLHSPGPGMPQQYPQPPDEVLPHHQLQLLGKGLPQQRPPHPVDAFHPVPAGDSPDLSDVIRSTPTGIPEFDLSRIIPADKPSSTLQYFPKSEAQSHQGPAPGPQLLKPHPPGGPALAGAPSSNPHIASLQNMMAEQQLQPPHPSHPGIRMGMGMPPGGPRGLAPGPGMGPACHPGHGMGRTAMMPQPQQHHHHHQQQAMMADSILHQGPHPHPGVMSPQQHQQSLMMMQAKQRALSVPGDPYGPQGLLMSPQGPVMMGPQPLRQRGMSLXSPLGYGHGGMANMPF, translated from the exons ATGCACCCCGACAATAAGTTGACCAGTCATGGCAAGCAGGTGAACAGCAGTGCCCAGCCCCTGATCCCCAATGTaaatcagcagcagcaacaggGGCCTGCCGGGGCCCTGGGGTCAAAGGGCGTGCCGGCGGGGGGCCATGGAGCCAAGGCCAGTCAGATCTCCCCGGGGAATTCTGGGCTGAAGAGTGCCGGTGCAGGGGGGGCCACAAAGGGCAAGGCTAAACGTGACAGGAGCATGTCTATGGACCCAGGGGAGCAAAGAGACGGCCTGACGCCCATCCTGGAACCTGACGCCAAAG TAGAGGGCGCCATGCGCAGCAAGCGACGGTGCGTCCTGGTGAAGAAACAGCCATACAGTGGGGACGAGTGGTGCTCTGGGCCTGACACGGAGGATGACGAGGACAAAGCGCTCGTTGGTGCTCACC gagAGCCTTCAGTGGCAGGCCCCACCCATTCCATGACTGGACCCCCCCCAATGGGCTCCATCAGTGAATCAGGGTGCTCTGCTTTGGGGCGGGGACTGGGGACAGGACCCGCCCAGCAGGTGGTGTATGTGTTCACCACCAGCCTGGCTAACAG TGCGGCGGACGCCGTCATGCATGGTCACGTCGACTCCATCGTTACGTTTCACCAGCAGAATGTCCCGCACGCCAAACTGGACAAG tgtcCTCCACCTGTGAAGCTGCCCACCCTCCCGGAGCAGATAAACTCCAGCACCCCCCCGACTGGCACACCCAAATCGCAGAGCGGCACACCCCGACCGGCCTCCGTGGGAGGGGGAGCGGGGGGTCACCTGCTGTCAGGAAGCACCCCCACCTCCTCTGGCAATGCTGAGGAAGACCTCCCTCAGGGCCGGCCTGCCGGGGTCTATGGTGGCCCGGGAACACACCAGCCTGGGCCGGGTGCCGTTGCTACCCCCAGGCCCGGGGACCCCGAAGGGCCAAACCTGCTGCCCCATGCTGCCACTGGCATCTCCCCGTCGCCCAGTCCGGTGGCATCCCTCCTGCAGCGGGAGCCGGGCCCGGTGGGGGTACCGGGTGGTGCTGACAGGCTCTCCAAAGAGCAGCTGGAGCATCGTGAGCGGTCACTGCAGACGCTGCGCGACATCGAGCGGCTGCTCCTGCGCAGTGGGGCTGGGCCGGGGGAACCCCGGGGCCGGATGGAAACACCGGCGACGCCCCCGGTGGGCCTAATGATGGCGCTAACAACCCCGCTAACTGCAGCCAGCAATAACGGCGGCCTGCCCCCCCTGGGGCCCCTGCGCAAATATGAGGAGCCCCTGCAGTCCATAATCTCGCAGACGCAGAGCCTGGAGCATGCTGGCATGGATGAGCCGCCCATGGGGCCCCATGCTGGCCTGCTGTCCCTGCATCACCAGGCTCCCTCACCCACTGGCATGGACGTAGGCGGCCTGCTGGGCCCTGACGGCCTCACCCCCGAGCAGGTGGCCTGGAGGAAGCTGCAAGAGGAGTACTATCAGGAGAAGCGGAGGCAGCAGGAGATGCACCCCCACCACTACAGGATAATGCCCGAAGCGGGCATGGGGGGGCCCATGATGCGAGGGCCCCCACCC CCTATCACAGCAAAACCGGGGGAACAGCAGTGGCCACCGGCGGCCATGATGGGAGGCGGGATGGGGCCGGGAGGCGGCGGCCGCATGATGGACATGCACCAGGAAGGGCCGAGGGCACTGCGCTTCCTGGGGCAGATGCACAgagcgccacctggtggtgggggtggtggtgtcTACCCAGGTGGTGCTGGAGGAGTGCTGCCTATCGAGGCGATGGGGCACCAGAGGCCTTCCAGGCCAGGCATGGGCTGGACTGAAGACATGCCCCCCAACGTGGGAGCTG GGCCTTTCCCAGGGTGTTACCCCCCCGGGGGCCTCAGTGGGCCTCCGCCCCACCTCC CCCATTCAGAGCGGTTCTTGACCCGGGAGGAGATGTTTCGCATGCTGGAGAAGAGGCAACTGCAAGGGCTGCATAGGATGGAGTTGGAGAGGCTGGGCAAGCAGCAGGTAGGCCTGGGGGGGCCCAGAATACTGGAcagcatgggt ggggggggcttccctGGTCCCGCTATGGGCGGGGGCCCGGCCCCTCGAGGCGACCCCATGGATTTCGCAAGCTCGAGGGCAA TTGGCTCTCCCTTGGGGGGTGGCGGTGCAGGTGCCGGAGGGGGCCCCCCCCTCAGAGACTTGGTGGATGCACCGATGGGCAGTGTGAACATGAACCCCCAGATGCAGCAGATGATCCTGGCACAGAAGCTGCGGGCCGGTCCTGGACCTGGTCCCAGTACCCTGGGGGAGATGCTGA TCGAGGAAATCTCCCGAATCAGAGCATCACAGAACGGCCGGGAGCTGGGCAGCGGCGTGCAGGGTAGCAAAGGCATGGTCCCTGGAAGAGGGGGGCCCCTTCAGTACCCCAATCAGGGGCCCTTCCCAGGTGGCCCAGGGGTAGGTGGATACCTCCACCAAGAAGTGGGTCCAGATATG TTTGGGTCCGAACACCAGGGTCCGCCTCTCATGGGGGGCTCCAGGCTCAGCCACATGCCCATGAATTCAGGCCCCCGGGGCCCTGAGCTC GCCCAACGCCACCCCTCGGACCTGTCCATCGGCGCCAATCCCATGGGCTCCCCGGCCACC CCGCTGccccatcagctgaaatctcCCTCCCTCAGCCAGGAGGCCTCTCCCCTCATGCCCTCCCCCTCTGCCCCCAGCCTGAAGTCTTCCCCTCCTCAGATGTCTGCCACAGGGCCCCCTCCTCCACCGCTGCCAGCTACAAGTGGAGTGGGAACCCCGTCTTCCTCCATGAAGTCCCCCCAGGTGATGGGCCCCTCCTCTTTGGGCCTGCGCTCCCCCACTGGCTCCCCCGGCCGTCTGAAATCACCAGCCATGCCTGTCGCCTCCCCCGCTTGGGTGGCCTCCCCCAAGACGACGATGCCCAGCCCAGGGGGGCCGCCCAGTGGCAAGGGCATTGGAAATGGAGGGAGCAGCTCGACGGAAA CAGggccttccctccctcccagaAGCACCAGCTCCACCCCCATCAGTCAGCCCGGCTCCATGAATCCCAGCATGCCGTTCACCTCTTCCCCTGACGGGGTGCCCACTTCCCAAAATCCCCTGTCCCTCATGTCCCAGATGTCCAAGTATGCGATGCCCAGCTCCACGC CTTACCATGACGCCATCAAGACCATCGCCACTTCCGATGACGAGATGCTTCCGGATCGCCCCCTACTGCCTGGCGTCAACATGACAG GAAGCATGGGAAGCCACCAGT TCCAGATGATGCTCGCCTCCCAGAGCTCCATGGGCCCCTCCAGTGGAGGCCAGAGTCCCATGGCGATGGTCCTGCAGGGACAGCCCCCGCTGTCCCACGAGCCCCCCGGGCCGCTGCTTCACTCGCCGGGCTCCATGGGCATACCTGGCATGGCCCCGGGCATGATGGGGGGCCCCCCAGATGGGATGGATCCCTGCAGCGTCTCACCAATGCTCCAGCAGAACCTCATGGGGGGCTTCTCTCGCATGCAGCCTCCCCCCCAGGGGCCACTGCACTCCCCCGGGCCCGGCATGCCGCAACAGTACCCTCAGCCACCAGACGAGGTGCTGCCCCACCACCAGCTGCAGCTGCTGGGCAAGGGACTGCCTCAGCAGAGGCCCCCACACCCCGTGGATGCCTTCCAC CCCGTGCCAGCGGGGGACAGCCCCGACCTGAGTGACGTCATCCGGTCGACTCCCACGGGGATCCCCGAGTTCGACCTGTCGCGCATCATCCCGGCCGACAAGCCCAGCAGCACCCTGCAGTACTTCCCCAAGAGCGAGGCCCAGTCACACCAGGGGCCAGCTCCGGGCCCCCAGCTCCTGAAGCCGCACCCCCCGGGTGGCCCCGCGTTGGCCGGTGCCCCCTCATCCAACCCCCACATCGCCAGCCTGCAGAATATGATGGCAGAGCAGCAATTGCAGCCACCCCACCCGTCACACCCGGGCATACGCATGGGCATGGGCATGCCCCCCGGTGGGCCGCGGGGCCTGGCACCCGGGCCGGGCATGGGCCCTGCCTGCCATCCGGGGCACGGCATGGGCAGGACAGCCATGATGCCCCAGCCACAACAgcaccatcaccaccatcagCAGCAAGCCATGATGGCCGACAGCATCCTACACCAAGGGCCGCATCCCCACCCTGGCGTGATGTCGCcccagcagcatcagcagagcCTCATGATGATGCAGGCCAAGCAGCGAGCCTTGTCCGTCCCCGGAGACCCTTATGGACCTCAGGGGCTGCTGATGTCCCCCCAGGGCCCCGTGATGATGGGCCCCCAGCCCCTGAGACAGCGTGGCATGTCCCT GAGTCCCTTGGGCTACGGGCACGGTGGCATGGCCAACATGCCCTTCTGA